From a region of the Tenggerimyces flavus genome:
- a CDS encoding xanthine dehydrogenase family protein molybdopterin-binding subunit, whose protein sequence is MTAPSDLRTRTVGGVGESPLRPDGILKVRGEFAYSSDLWADDMLWGATLRSPHPYARILSVDLSAALALPGVYAVLTHEDVPGENIYGPEHADQPVLAVDIVRYHGEPIVVVAADHPETARRAIAKIAVEYEVLEPVVDVETAAFDGVPHLHEGGNIVRHVRIRAGSPDDAEAEVVVTGEYHVGMQDQAFLGPESGLAIPAEDGGVDLYIATQWLHVDQGQVAHALGLPIDKVRLTLGGVGGAFGGREDISIQVHACMLALHTRKPVKMVYSREESFFGHVHRHPAVLRYEHGADSSGRLVFVRASVHLDGGAYASTTSAVVANAATLGVGPYVVPHVAMDCWGMYTNNPPCGAMRGFGAVQAAFAYESQMDKLASALGMDPVALRVLNAMSEGSSLPTGQVIDSPAPVAELLSRVQAKPLPAVADTDLRSMPGGVSNVTHGEGVVRGIGYGVGIKNVGFSEGFDDYSTARVLLQVVAGEPVVSVQTAAAEVGQGLVTVMAQIARTELGVANVTMAPADTSVGSAGSSSASRQTYVTGGAVKAACDAVRARVVKLAGGASSYESLDLVAVLGSEVVDETVEWRHRPTFALDKRTGQGVAHVQYAFAAHRAVVDVDVELGLVRVVELACAQDVGKAMNPQAVLGQIQGGSAQGLGLAVMEEIQVSEGKVRNPSFTDYLIPTILDMPPMTIDVLELADPHAPYGLRGVGEPPTISSTPAIVAAIRAATGRALARIPVRPEDITGT, encoded by the coding sequence ATGACCGCGCCCTCCGATCTCCGCACCCGTACCGTCGGCGGCGTAGGCGAGAGCCCGCTGCGCCCGGACGGAATCCTCAAGGTACGTGGGGAGTTCGCGTACTCCTCCGACCTGTGGGCCGACGACATGCTGTGGGGCGCGACGTTGCGCAGCCCGCATCCGTACGCGCGGATCCTCTCGGTCGACCTCTCGGCCGCGCTGGCGCTGCCGGGTGTGTACGCGGTGCTCACGCACGAGGACGTGCCGGGCGAGAACATCTACGGTCCCGAACATGCCGACCAACCCGTGCTCGCGGTCGACATCGTCCGCTACCACGGTGAGCCGATCGTCGTCGTCGCCGCGGACCATCCGGAGACCGCGCGCCGGGCGATCGCGAAGATCGCCGTCGAGTACGAGGTGCTCGAGCCCGTCGTCGACGTCGAGACCGCTGCGTTCGACGGCGTGCCGCACCTGCACGAGGGCGGCAACATCGTGCGCCACGTGCGGATCCGCGCCGGTTCGCCGGACGACGCCGAGGCCGAGGTCGTCGTGACCGGTGAGTACCACGTGGGCATGCAGGACCAGGCGTTCCTCGGTCCCGAGTCCGGGCTCGCGATCCCCGCCGAAGACGGCGGCGTCGACCTCTACATCGCCACCCAGTGGCTGCATGTCGATCAGGGGCAGGTGGCGCACGCGCTCGGCCTGCCCATTGACAAGGTGCGGTTGACACTCGGCGGCGTGGGCGGCGCGTTCGGTGGGCGCGAGGACATCTCGATCCAGGTGCACGCGTGCATGCTGGCGCTGCACACGCGCAAGCCGGTGAAGATGGTCTACTCGCGCGAGGAGTCGTTCTTCGGACACGTGCACCGGCACCCCGCGGTGCTGCGGTACGAGCACGGGGCTGATTCTTCCGGCCGGCTGGTGTTCGTGCGGGCGTCGGTCCATCTGGACGGCGGGGCGTACGCGTCGACGACGTCCGCGGTGGTGGCCAACGCGGCGACGCTCGGCGTCGGTCCGTACGTCGTGCCGCATGTCGCGATGGACTGTTGGGGGATGTACACGAACAACCCTCCGTGCGGGGCGATGCGCGGCTTCGGCGCGGTGCAGGCGGCGTTCGCGTACGAGTCGCAGATGGACAAACTGGCTTCGGCATTGGGGATGGACCCGGTGGCGCTGCGGGTCCTCAACGCGATGAGCGAGGGCTCGTCGTTGCCGACCGGGCAGGTGATCGACTCGCCGGCTCCGGTGGCGGAGCTGCTGTCTCGTGTGCAGGCGAAGCCCCTTCCGGCGGTGGCGGACACGGATCTGCGCTCGATGCCTGGTGGCGTGTCGAACGTGACGCACGGCGAGGGTGTCGTGCGCGGCATCGGGTACGGGGTCGGGATCAAGAACGTCGGCTTCTCGGAGGGCTTCGACGACTACTCGACGGCGCGCGTGCTGCTGCAGGTCGTCGCCGGTGAGCCGGTGGTGTCGGTGCAGACGGCGGCCGCCGAGGTCGGCCAGGGCTTGGTGACGGTCATGGCGCAGATCGCCCGTACCGAGCTCGGCGTCGCGAACGTGACGATGGCGCCGGCGGACACCTCGGTGGGGAGCGCGGGGTCGAGCTCGGCCTCGCGGCAGACGTACGTGACGGGCGGTGCGGTGAAGGCAGCGTGCGACGCCGTCCGGGCGCGGGTGGTGAAGCTCGCGGGTGGTGCTTCGTCGTACGAGTCGCTGGATCTCGTTGCTGTGTTGGGTTCTGAGGTCGTCGACGAGACCGTGGAGTGGCGGCATCGGCCGACGTTCGCCCTGGACAAGCGGACCGGGCAGGGCGTGGCGCACGTGCAGTACGCCTTCGCGGCACACCGCGCGGTGGTGGATGTGGACGTGGAGCTGGGCCTGGTGCGGGTGGTCGAACTGGCGTGCGCGCAGGACGTCGGGAAGGCGATGAACCCGCAGGCCGTGCTGGGCCAGATCCAGGGCGGCTCCGCGCAGGGGTTGGGGTTGGCGGTGATGGAGGAGATCCAGGTGTCGGAGGGGAAGGTGCGCAACCCTTCGTTCACCGACTACCTGATCCCGACGATCCTCGACATGCCGCCGATGACCATCGACGTGCTGGAGCTCGCCGACCCGCACGCGCCGTACGGTCTGAGAGGAGTCGGCGAGCCGCCGACGATCTCGTCCACGCCCGCCATCGTCGCCGCCATCCGCGCGGCAACCGGTCGTGCGCTGGCGCGGATCCCGGTCCGCCCGGAGGACATCACCGGCACCTGA
- a CDS encoding ABC transporter ATP-binding protein: MDMETTAWTSLYHAMTAEEERRPFSMATTKRILAFARPHRQLLIAFLLLSVVTAVLAVATPVLAGRVVDAIVNRSAFSLVLFFAIVIAVIALAEAGLSVLQRWLSARIGEGLILDLRTAVFDHVQRMPIAFFTRTRTGALVSRLNNDVIGAQRAFSDTLSGVISNVVMLILTLVVMLGLSWQITLIALIILPVFVIPARRMGNRLARMEREAANHNATMGNTMTERFSAPGATLVKLMGRPWHESEEFALRARRVRDIGVRSAMVQWIFIAALTLVSALALAVVYGLGGFYALRGTLDPGDVVALSFLLVRLYAPLTALASARVEVMSALVSFERVFEVLDLKPLIQEKPDPKKVPDGPAAVEFKDVKFSYPSADKVSLASLEEVAKLDTRGGEEVLHGISFRAEPGQMVALVGSSGAGKSTIASLLPRLYDVDSGSVTIGGVDVRDLSFDSIRDALGMVTQDGHLFHESIRSNLMLAAPEATDDEIWEALRRSRLDTLIGSLPDGLETVVGERGYRLSGGERQRLTIARLLLAKPRVVILDEATAHLDSTSEAAVQAALGEALAGRTAVVIAHRLSTVRAADQILVIEGGVVVERGTHTELLAAGGRYGELYRTQFDHEDSPAPVA; this comes from the coding sequence ATGGACATGGAAACCACCGCGTGGACCTCGCTCTACCACGCGATGACCGCGGAGGAAGAGCGCCGCCCGTTCTCGATGGCGACGACGAAGCGGATCCTCGCCTTCGCGCGCCCGCACCGTCAGTTGCTGATCGCCTTCCTCCTGCTGAGCGTCGTCACCGCCGTACTCGCCGTAGCAACGCCGGTACTCGCCGGACGGGTCGTCGACGCGATCGTGAACAGGTCCGCGTTCAGCCTCGTGCTGTTCTTCGCGATCGTGATCGCGGTGATCGCGCTCGCCGAGGCCGGCCTCAGCGTCCTGCAACGCTGGCTGTCCGCGCGCATCGGCGAGGGACTGATCCTCGACCTGCGGACGGCGGTGTTCGACCACGTCCAGCGGATGCCGATCGCGTTCTTCACCCGCACGCGAACGGGCGCGCTGGTCAGCCGCCTCAACAACGACGTGATCGGCGCGCAGCGGGCTTTCAGCGACACGCTGTCCGGCGTGATCAGCAACGTCGTGATGCTGATCCTCACGCTCGTCGTCATGCTCGGGCTGTCCTGGCAGATCACCCTGATCGCGCTGATCATCCTTCCGGTGTTCGTGATTCCTGCCCGCCGCATGGGCAACCGGCTGGCCCGGATGGAACGTGAGGCCGCCAACCACAACGCCACCATGGGCAACACGATGACCGAACGGTTCTCCGCGCCCGGCGCCACGTTGGTCAAGCTGATGGGCCGCCCCTGGCACGAGTCGGAGGAGTTCGCCCTGCGGGCACGGCGTGTTCGCGACATCGGCGTCCGTTCGGCGATGGTGCAGTGGATCTTCATCGCCGCGCTCACGCTGGTCTCCGCGCTGGCGTTGGCGGTCGTGTACGGGCTGGGCGGCTTCTACGCGCTGCGTGGCACGCTCGATCCCGGCGACGTGGTCGCGCTGTCGTTCCTGCTCGTCCGCCTGTACGCGCCGCTCACCGCGCTCGCGAGCGCTCGCGTCGAGGTGATGAGCGCGCTGGTGAGCTTCGAGCGCGTCTTCGAGGTGCTCGACCTGAAGCCGCTGATCCAGGAGAAGCCGGACCCGAAGAAGGTGCCGGACGGCCCGGCTGCGGTCGAGTTCAAGGACGTGAAGTTCTCCTACCCGTCGGCGGACAAGGTCTCGCTGGCCTCGCTCGAGGAGGTCGCGAAGCTCGACACCCGCGGCGGCGAGGAGGTGCTGCACGGCATCTCGTTCCGCGCCGAGCCCGGGCAGATGGTCGCGCTGGTCGGCTCGTCCGGCGCGGGCAAGTCGACGATCGCGAGCCTGCTGCCGCGGCTGTACGACGTGGACTCCGGCTCGGTCACGATCGGCGGTGTGGACGTACGGGACCTCTCGTTCGACTCGATCCGCGACGCGCTCGGCATGGTCACCCAGGACGGGCACCTGTTCCACGAGTCGATCCGGTCGAACCTCATGCTCGCCGCCCCGGAGGCCACCGACGACGAGATCTGGGAGGCACTGCGCCGCTCCCGGCTGGACACGTTGATCGGCTCGCTGCCCGACGGGTTGGAGACGGTTGTGGGGGAGCGCGGCTACCGGCTCTCCGGCGGCGAACGGCAACGGCTGACGATCGCGAGGCTGCTGCTCGCGAAGCCGCGCGTCGTGATCCTCGACGAGGCGACCGCGCACCTGGACTCCACGTCGGAGGCCGCGGTCCAGGCCGCTCTCGGCGAGGCGCTCGCGGGCCGGACCGCGGTGGTGATCGCGCACCGGCTGTCGACCGTCCGGGCCGCCGACCAGATCCTCGTGATCGAGGGCGGCGTCGTGGTCGAACGAGGCACCCACACCGAGCTGCTCGCCGCGGGCGGGCGTTACGGCGAGCTGTACCGGACCCAGTTCGACCACGAGGACAGTCCGGCACCGGTCGCCTGA
- a CDS encoding MFS transporter: MTGTAMPQRAGRREWIGLAVLVLPTVLISVDMSVLYLAVPKLSADLQPTSVELLWITDIYGFLIAGSLITMGTIGDRIGRRKLLLIGAAAFGLASVLAAYAPTPELLIAARALLGIAGATLMPSTMSLIRNMFHDDRQRTVALSLWMTGFSVGTVIGPLVGGLLLEHFWWGSVFLAGVPVMALLVVLGPFLVPEFKTLTNGRIDLLSTAMSLGAILGVIYGLKQIAADGLSLEAAAAIVAGAGLALAFVRRQRRLEHPLLDLDMFKMREFTAALVTMMLVMLVGPGTAFLVSQYLQLVAGLSPLEAGFWSLIPAVAIVLGFVAAPILFRWLPRVYVAAGGLAIGALALLLLTQTDQTSGPLVPTLAHTLFFLGASPLIVVGMDLVVGSAPVERSGAASAISETGSELSAALGIAAFGSIATAVYVSGLPADASAAVRETLAAATGPELEQAREAFVGSLHVVGIVAAVVVATAAVLTAVLLERDNAREPELEVVES; the protein is encoded by the coding sequence ATGACTGGCACCGCAATGCCGCAACGTGCCGGTCGGCGGGAGTGGATCGGGCTTGCCGTTCTGGTCCTGCCGACCGTTCTGATCTCTGTCGACATGTCCGTCCTCTACCTCGCCGTCCCCAAGCTCTCCGCCGATCTCCAACCCACCAGCGTCGAGCTGCTCTGGATCACCGACATCTACGGGTTCCTGATCGCCGGCTCCCTCATCACCATGGGCACGATCGGCGACCGGATCGGCCGGCGCAAGCTGCTGCTGATCGGCGCCGCCGCGTTCGGCCTGGCCTCCGTCCTCGCCGCGTACGCCCCCACGCCGGAGCTGCTCATCGCCGCCCGCGCGCTCCTCGGCATCGCCGGCGCGACCCTGATGCCGAGCACGATGTCGCTGATCCGCAACATGTTCCACGACGACAGGCAACGCACGGTCGCGCTCAGCCTCTGGATGACCGGCTTCTCCGTCGGCACCGTCATCGGCCCGCTCGTCGGCGGCCTGCTGCTCGAGCACTTCTGGTGGGGCTCGGTGTTCCTCGCCGGCGTCCCCGTGATGGCGCTCCTCGTCGTCCTCGGCCCGTTCCTCGTCCCGGAGTTCAAGACCCTGACGAACGGACGGATCGACCTCCTCAGCACCGCGATGTCGCTCGGCGCCATCCTCGGCGTGATCTACGGCCTCAAGCAGATCGCCGCCGACGGCCTCAGTCTGGAGGCGGCGGCCGCGATCGTCGCTGGCGCGGGCCTCGCCCTCGCCTTCGTACGCAGACAACGCCGGCTCGAGCACCCGCTGCTCGACCTCGACATGTTCAAGATGCGCGAGTTCACCGCGGCCCTGGTCACGATGATGCTCGTCATGCTGGTCGGCCCCGGCACCGCGTTCCTCGTCAGCCAGTACCTCCAGCTCGTCGCCGGCCTCTCGCCCCTCGAAGCCGGCTTCTGGTCGCTGATCCCGGCCGTCGCGATCGTGCTCGGGTTCGTCGCCGCGCCGATCCTGTTCCGCTGGCTCCCGCGCGTGTACGTCGCCGCCGGCGGCCTCGCGATCGGCGCGCTGGCGCTGCTGCTGCTCACCCAGACCGACCAGACGTCCGGACCGCTCGTCCCGACGCTCGCGCACACGTTGTTCTTCCTCGGCGCCTCGCCGCTGATCGTCGTCGGCATGGACCTCGTCGTCGGCTCGGCTCCGGTCGAACGTTCCGGCGCCGCCTCGGCGATCTCCGAGACCGGCTCCGAGCTCAGCGCCGCCCTCGGCATCGCCGCGTTCGGCAGCATCGCGACGGCCGTGTACGTCAGCGGCCTACCGGCGGACGCCTCGGCAGCCGTACGCGAGACCCTCGCCGCCGCGACCGGACCGGAGCTGGAACAGGCGCGGGAGGCGTTCGTCGGCAGCCTGCACGTCGTCGGCATCGTCGCCGCCGTGGTCGTCGCGACCGCCGCCGTCCTCACCGCGGTCCTGCTCGAGCGCGACAACGCGCGCGAGCCCGAGCTCGAAGTCGTGGAAAGCTAG
- a CDS encoding RICIN domain-containing protein: MVRLRGWAFAAVAVALIVQGMVATAAPAATLGAEPRGPAASAAVAPAKELAPMAAAGVRARETGKRVEVSAFRTETSEIYVNPDGTKTMDQHPLPVRVRTGEGWVAPDPSLRKGIDGSYRPVAAITPIVLSGGGGKHLLTFGEPGKRVDLGWVGKLPAPVVTGSRAVYPEVFPGVDLRIDVGVNDFTHLLIVKNRQAALNPALKTLRYPVSSDGLKLSVRPDGSTLATKNGKTVFSAPPPTMWDADGKPERLGIQLASKTMTLTPNAGMLTDPKTKFPVAIDPSLDGRLVNWAHVNPNMDGLNAWTYDRNDEGAKVGRAYGSIANLYRSMFLLNTTSGAQTIAGSQIVSATFRITLNKTPSSTVTPVQLWRLTDIQTNQFINWDNSVPGFWLENLAEVKGEAYPWTEDNPMEFIGGPGTLLHRVVQDVANARRPTVTLGLRAPNETTSAVAQNQWKKFHPNTAVLSVTYNTAPLMPKNLNFTRSRPCGTAADPTAIATLKPQFSAIANDPDAGDAVTTTLQILNQAGTVVHTIDVGPTVTGAAFAWPETPAGKLAVNTLYRYRAFTRDPQTTGPATPDCYFTIDSVKPSIPRIQSSDYPHGEPTLLTQRAGTVTFLPGTTTETDVTEYAYGFDQDDLSLSVKVKADGTATIPVTLPQDDPSKTLYVKAVDEAGNVSATRPPWSLQAIERTPEDPVVPKTRGDANGDGKADVTAVFDHGYGRTAIWNVTSDDGNAFHSGYIGWDSGEAGGFALYRTKPVQGDFDGDGRTELAMFREGAGRQVWLYPLVSDGNRYDMFPHVWTSPPNSWPLSTARVIAGDVDGDGKDDIVVQNAGTGDNWSALVFRASDGFRTPVTWTTAAVGNPWSRSAPLLADVDGDGKDDLLSMRNQTDCRTTVDLYKSTGTGFAAATTIYDSGAGAFCWEKSRTAVTDADGDGKDDVVALYEHAANDAGLFVFRSSGTALSASSWWRRTGELDLAKASLSAGDYDGDGKGDAAIVYAGGASGDRQVYTFHSSGAAFGDKVLGWGGPVGAVTGPKFDIEQRTYELVNRNSGKCLNVQGASTANDARYVQYQCLPVDLNARFHVEQVAGSDQYALKPVHTATAAGPLKCADVEDWSMVDGGQLLQWPCGNGNGDPTANQQFLLEYVDGAAYDTVIHLKAAHSGKCLSILNGTVADLDPVKQETCGQGANQQWILRPAFNATQLGEGGAGRYRVEAATSTARVLDITNCQTADGSDVRMWAWVTGSPCQRWKLESIGDDVYKIVDPNSSKVIDIDGCSKLPGGTIHTWTSNESECQRWRIEPSPGGSFSVLQLGSGLSLDVAGCSSAQGANVDTWFYHGGACQRWFFKRQ, from the coding sequence GTGGTGCGGCTGAGGGGTTGGGCGTTCGCTGCTGTGGCGGTCGCGTTGATCGTGCAAGGGATGGTCGCGACCGCTGCTCCGGCAGCAACGCTTGGAGCCGAGCCTCGCGGCCCTGCCGCGAGTGCGGCGGTCGCGCCGGCGAAGGAGCTCGCGCCGATGGCCGCGGCTGGCGTGCGGGCGAGGGAGACGGGGAAGCGGGTGGAGGTGTCCGCGTTCCGCACGGAGACCTCCGAGATCTACGTCAACCCCGACGGCACCAAGACGATGGACCAGCATCCGCTGCCGGTGCGGGTGCGTACGGGGGAGGGGTGGGTCGCGCCGGATCCTTCACTGCGCAAGGGGATTGACGGGTCGTACCGTCCGGTCGCGGCGATCACTCCGATCGTGCTGTCCGGTGGGGGCGGCAAGCACCTGCTGACGTTCGGCGAGCCCGGCAAGCGGGTCGACCTCGGCTGGGTCGGGAAGCTGCCGGCGCCCGTCGTCACCGGCTCGCGAGCGGTCTACCCCGAGGTGTTTCCCGGCGTCGACCTGCGGATCGACGTCGGCGTGAACGACTTCACGCATCTTTTGATCGTGAAGAATCGCCAAGCGGCGTTGAATCCCGCGCTCAAGACGCTCCGGTACCCCGTCAGCAGCGACGGACTGAAGCTGTCCGTACGGCCGGACGGGTCGACGCTCGCCACCAAGAACGGCAAGACGGTCTTCTCCGCCCCGCCGCCGACGATGTGGGACGCGGACGGCAAGCCGGAGCGGCTCGGCATCCAGCTCGCGAGCAAGACGATGACGTTGACGCCGAACGCCGGCATGCTGACCGATCCGAAAACGAAGTTCCCCGTCGCCATCGACCCGTCGCTCGACGGCCGGCTCGTCAACTGGGCGCACGTCAACCCCAACATGGACGGCCTGAACGCGTGGACCTACGACCGGAACGACGAGGGGGCCAAGGTCGGCCGCGCGTACGGGTCCATCGCGAACCTCTACCGGTCGATGTTCCTGCTCAACACGACCAGCGGCGCGCAGACGATCGCCGGCAGCCAGATCGTAAGCGCCACCTTCCGGATCACGCTCAACAAGACGCCGAGCAGCACAGTGACACCCGTTCAGCTATGGCGGCTGACCGACATCCAGACCAACCAGTTCATCAACTGGGACAACAGCGTCCCCGGCTTCTGGCTGGAGAACCTCGCCGAGGTCAAGGGCGAGGCGTATCCCTGGACCGAGGACAACCCGATGGAGTTCATCGGTGGTCCGGGCACGCTTCTGCATCGGGTGGTGCAGGATGTCGCGAACGCGCGCCGTCCCACAGTCACGCTCGGCCTGCGCGCACCGAACGAGACCACGTCTGCCGTGGCGCAGAACCAGTGGAAGAAATTCCACCCGAACACAGCCGTGCTCTCGGTGACGTACAACACCGCGCCACTGATGCCCAAGAACCTGAACTTCACCCGGTCGCGGCCGTGCGGAACGGCGGCCGATCCGACCGCGATCGCCACCCTGAAGCCGCAGTTCTCCGCGATCGCGAACGACCCGGACGCCGGCGACGCCGTCACCACGACGCTGCAGATCCTCAACCAGGCAGGCACTGTCGTCCACACGATCGACGTCGGTCCGACCGTCACTGGCGCGGCGTTCGCCTGGCCGGAGACACCCGCCGGCAAGTTGGCGGTGAACACGCTCTACCGCTACCGCGCGTTCACCCGAGACCCCCAGACGACCGGACCGGCGACACCGGACTGCTACTTCACCATCGACTCCGTCAAGCCGTCGATCCCTCGGATCCAGTCCAGCGACTACCCGCACGGCGAGCCCACCCTGTTGACCCAACGGGCCGGCACCGTGACGTTCCTCCCCGGCACGACGACGGAGACGGACGTGACGGAGTACGCGTACGGCTTCGACCAAGACGACCTTTCCCTGTCGGTGAAGGTGAAAGCCGACGGTACGGCCACGATCCCCGTCACGCTTCCACAGGACGACCCGTCGAAGACGCTGTACGTCAAGGCGGTCGACGAGGCCGGCAACGTCAGCGCGACCCGCCCACCCTGGTCCCTGCAGGCGATCGAACGTACTCCCGAGGACCCCGTCGTCCCCAAGACGCGCGGTGACGCCAACGGTGACGGCAAGGCCGATGTCACCGCGGTGTTCGATCACGGGTACGGACGGACCGCCATCTGGAACGTGACCTCGGACGACGGAAACGCCTTCCACAGTGGCTACATCGGCTGGGACAGCGGCGAGGCGGGTGGCTTCGCGTTGTACCGCACCAAGCCGGTGCAGGGCGACTTCGACGGCGACGGCCGGACCGAGCTCGCGATGTTCCGCGAGGGGGCGGGCCGGCAGGTGTGGCTGTACCCGCTCGTCTCGGACGGCAACAGGTACGACATGTTCCCGCACGTGTGGACGAGCCCGCCGAACAGCTGGCCCCTCAGCACGGCCCGCGTGATCGCCGGGGACGTGGACGGCGACGGCAAGGACGACATCGTCGTGCAGAACGCGGGCACGGGCGACAACTGGTCCGCGCTGGTGTTCCGTGCTTCGGACGGTTTCCGGACGCCGGTCACCTGGACGACGGCCGCGGTGGGCAACCCGTGGTCGCGCAGCGCGCCGCTGCTCGCCGACGTCGATGGCGACGGCAAGGACGACCTGCTGAGCATGCGGAACCAGACCGACTGCCGTACGACGGTTGATCTGTACAAGTCGACCGGCACGGGCTTCGCCGCGGCCACGACGATCTACGACAGTGGCGCTGGTGCGTTCTGCTGGGAGAAGAGCCGGACCGCGGTGACCGACGCAGACGGCGATGGCAAGGATGACGTCGTGGCTCTGTACGAGCACGCGGCCAACGACGCGGGGCTGTTCGTGTTCCGCTCTTCGGGGACCGCTCTGTCTGCTTCGTCGTGGTGGCGGCGTACGGGTGAGCTCGATCTGGCGAAGGCGTCGCTGTCTGCGGGCGACTACGACGGGGACGGCAAGGGCGACGCGGCGATCGTCTACGCGGGCGGCGCGAGTGGCGACCGTCAGGTGTACACGTTCCACTCCAGCGGCGCCGCGTTCGGCGACAAGGTGCTCGGCTGGGGTGGGCCGGTCGGCGCGGTGACGGGGCCGAAGTTCGACATCGAGCAGCGGACGTACGAGCTCGTCAACCGCAACAGCGGAAAGTGCCTGAACGTCCAGGGCGCGAGCACGGCGAACGACGCGCGGTACGTGCAGTACCAGTGCCTGCCGGTCGACCTGAACGCACGCTTCCACGTCGAGCAGGTAGCTGGGTCGGACCAGTACGCGCTGAAGCCGGTCCACACCGCGACGGCCGCCGGTCCGTTGAAGTGCGCGGACGTCGAGGACTGGAGCATGGTCGACGGCGGCCAGCTGCTGCAGTGGCCGTGCGGCAACGGCAACGGCGACCCGACGGCGAACCAGCAGTTCCTGCTCGAGTACGTAGACGGCGCCGCGTACGACACGGTGATCCATCTGAAGGCCGCGCACAGCGGGAAGTGCCTCAGCATCCTCAACGGGACGGTGGCCGACCTCGACCCAGTGAAGCAGGAGACGTGCGGGCAGGGCGCGAACCAGCAGTGGATCCTGCGCCCGGCGTTCAACGCGACCCAGCTGGGGGAGGGTGGTGCCGGCCGGTATCGCGTGGAGGCGGCGACCAGCACGGCACGGGTGCTGGACATCACGAACTGCCAGACCGCGGACGGGTCGGACGTGCGGATGTGGGCGTGGGTGACTGGGAGCCCGTGTCAGAGATGGAAGCTGGAGAGCATCGGTGACGACGTCTACAAGATCGTGGATCCGAACTCGAGCAAGGTGATCGACATCGACGGCTGCTCGAAGCTGCCCGGCGGGACGATCCACACGTGGACGAGCAACGAGTCGGAGTGCCAGCGCTGGCGGATCGAACCGAGCCCCGGTGGCAGCTTCTCCGTCCTGCAGCTCGGGTCGGGCTTGTCGCTCGACGTTGCTGGCTGCAGCTCGGCCCAGGGCGCCAACGTGGACACGTGGTTCTACCACGGCGGCGCCTGCCAACGGTGGTTCTTCAAGCGCCAGTGA